TCAGTTCTCCTTCTGGATGTCGCGGCCATCAAAATCGAGATAGATGAGCGTGAGGTCAGAATAAGGGGCCTTTTCGGGCTCATAGTCCGGAAGACGGTTTCTATCGAGAACATAGCGGGCTTTGAGGTTCGGAAGGGCTGGATGAGCTGTTACGGGACGATCCACTTCACCCTTCCAGCAAAGGCATGTGTTAAGATACGGCAGAAGAAGGGCTGGACAGTTTCATTTTCCACCAACCGGCCGGAGAATCTGGTAGAGGCTCTCAGGGCTCTGGGCGTTCCACGAGAACCTTAGAGCCGCTCACACCAACGATTTTAACAACTTCTCCCCGTCTAGCGCTTCCTTTTATGCACTCCGCGCTCCAGAGCTCGCCGTCCACCTTCACGAGACCCTCCGGATCCAAATCCTCAACGACCAGGGCGATCCTTCCGACCAGGCTCTCCGAGCCAGCCCTAGGCCTTGCGCTAAGGCCACCGCGCAGGATGAATGGCGCCACAAGGATGTCCTTGAAGATTAGAACGCCTATAACAGACGCCACCGCCCATAGAGGAACCTCAACCCCGAAGCCCGGCAGCACCCAGACGAGGAAAAGCCCCACTATGATTTCGTCCACCGAGAGAAGGAGGAACTTTACTATTCTGCCGAACCTCACTCCCTTCCCTCCAGCCACCGCCAGTACGGGTTGAGTTCGAGTACGCCCCACCACTTATTGAGTTCCTCCCTTGCGGGGCGGTAATCCGGGTAGAAGCATAAAACAAAGTCCCAGAAAGCCCTTGAGTGGTTGCGGTGCTTCAGGTGGGCCAGCTCGTGGACGACCACGTACTCCCTGAGCTCAGGGGGGACGGCGGCAAGGCGGAGGTTGAAGTTGAGGTTTCCCTTTCCGGAGCAGCTGCCCCATCTGGTTCTCTGAGAGCGGATGAAGAGCTTCCCGGGGGATACTCCCATCCTTCCAGCATAGGATTCAATGAGTTCCTCTATTCTCGGCCGGAGGAATCTCTTAAGCTCCTCCCTGAGTTCGTCGGGGTATGGCGGAAGGACAACCGTCTTAAAGCGCTCGTGAATTCGGGCTTTCCTCCCCCGAACCACTCCGTAGAACTCGCCATTGACTGGGAATCCGGATTCAGCCAGCTCACGCAGGCCGTCTATTTCAGCCATCTTCCCCTCGAGCCACGAGGAGTTCCTCTGGAGAAAGCTTTCAACGTCGAAGCCCTCCGGGGCCGTGACAATGACCTCACCGTCGGGTTTAACCTCGATGCGGGCGTACCTTACAGGCCTCCTCCGAACCCTCAGGTTCATGCTACCACCTTTTAAGGAGAATTGACGAAAGACCCTTATGAAGGTTCGGGTTATCGAGCGAAGGGCAAAGAGCATCTACACCCGGTCAAGAATTCCGGGCGTTGACTGGACGGTGAACCAGTATACCGGCTGTGCCTTCGCCTGCAAATACTGCTACGCCAAGTTTCTGACGAGGTGGAAGGACCACGGAGAGTGGGGAAGCTGGGTTGAGGTTAAGACCAACGCCCCCGAGCTCGCCGGGAAGCACGTGAGGGGAAGTATCGTGATGTCCACCGTGAGCGACCCCTACCAGCCGGTAGAGGCGAAGCTGAAGCTGACGAGGCGCGTTCTTCGGTATATGGATAAGAGAAACGAACTGTCGATACTCACCAAATCGCCGCTCGTCACCAGGGACATAGACCTCTTCAAGCTTTTCGACCGCATAGAGGTCGGTCTCACAATAAACGGCTTCACAGGGAGGGAAAAGGCGCTCTTCGAGCCGCTGACGCCCGTTCACGAGGCGAGGGTGAACGCTCTCAAGACCCTTAAGGAAGCCGGATTGAGAACCTACGTCTTCGTGAGCCCGATAATTCCCGAAATCACGGACGTCTCCGCGATAGTCGAGGACACCATGGACTTCGCGGACTACTACCTCTTCGAGGTTCTCAACCTCCGCGCGGCAGGCAGGGAGTTCCAGAGGCTCCTCCGCGAGGGGTACCCGGAGGGCTACGCGGTTCTGACAGAGGATGAGAAGTTCGGGGAGTTCCTGCGGGAATTGGAGGGGAAGATAAAGGGCCTTGGAGTGAAGGCTGAGGGTATAGAGACCCACCGGAGGGGTTGGGAGTTCGTCGAGCTGTGAGTTCACTCCTTCGGGATAACGGCCACCACCAGCGAGTTGACGTTCGTCCCAGTCGGGCCGGTCTTGAGGAGCGCGCCGACCTTTTCGAGGGCGTGATAGGTGTCGTGCCTCTTCAGGACATCCTCCACATCGATTCCCGCTTTCTTCAGCTTTTCAAGCGTTCTTCCATTAACTATTCCTCCGGCTGCATCCGTGGGACCGTCGGTTCCGTCGGTGTCCACTGCCAGAACCACCGCGTTCAGCCCGGCTATCTTCCTCGCTATACTTAAAGCGAACTCCTGGTTCGGACCGCCGAGGCCGGCTTCTCCCCCTATAGTGACCGTCCACTCACCGCCGGCTATGAGGACGGCCGGCTTTGTAACCGGGCGGTCGTATCTGGCTATCTCCTGAACTATGGAACCTATGGCTAGGGCAACGTCTTTGGCCTCCCCCTCCAGGGTAGTAGTCAATATAGCGGAATTGAAGCCGAGCTCTTCAGCCTTACTCCTGGCGGCTTCACACGCTATCGTCCCGCTTCCCACGATGAAGTTGTGGACGTTCGGTAAATCCTCCTTCAGCGTCTCCTCTGCCTCTCTCCTCAAACCGCGCTCTATGTGCTTCCTAACACTCTCAGGGAGCTTCTCCCAGACGTTGTAGAGCCTCAGAATCCTGTAGGCGTCCTGGAAGGTGGTGGGGTCCTTCACCGTCGGGCCCGAGGCTATGGCCTCAAGAGGGTCTCCGACAACGTCCGAGAGGATGAGG
The sequence above is a segment of the Thermococcus sp. Bubb.Bath genome. Coding sequences within it:
- a CDS encoding NfeD family protein, which translates into the protein MRFGRIVKFLLLSVDEIIVGLFLVWVLPGFGVEVPLWAVASVIGVLIFKDILVAPFILRGGLSARPRAGSESLVGRIALVVEDLDPEGLVKVDGELWSAECIKGSARRGEVVKIVGVSGSKVLVERPEP
- a CDS encoding M48 family metallopeptidase → MNLRVRRRPVRYARIEVKPDGEVIVTAPEGFDVESFLQRNSSWLEGKMAEIDGLRELAESGFPVNGEFYGVVRGRKARIHERFKTVVLPPYPDELREELKRFLRPRIEELIESYAGRMGVSPGKLFIRSQRTRWGSCSGKGNLNFNLRLAAVPPELREYVVVHELAHLKHRNHSRAFWDFVLCFYPDYRPAREELNKWWGVLELNPYWRWLEGRE
- a CDS encoding radical SAM protein, giving the protein MKVRVIERRAKSIYTRSRIPGVDWTVNQYTGCAFACKYCYAKFLTRWKDHGEWGSWVEVKTNAPELAGKHVRGSIVMSTVSDPYQPVEAKLKLTRRVLRYMDKRNELSILTKSPLVTRDIDLFKLFDRIEVGLTINGFTGREKALFEPLTPVHEARVNALKTLKEAGLRTYVFVSPIIPEITDVSAIVEDTMDFADYYLFEVLNLRAAGREFQRLLREGYPEGYAVLTEDEKFGEFLRELEGKIKGLGVKAEGIETHRRGWEFVEL
- a CDS encoding glycerate kinase — translated: MNPRTVAMEVMNSALEAANPYEAVKRSLSFDGKGIEVKGHHFEVKGRIYLLAFGKAACAMTKAVVDVLGNRIEEGVVVTKYGYAESCPRKPGIRVVEAGHPVPDENSLLGAKLGLEMARKVGPQDILLVLISGGGSALFLLPEEGISLEDKIKTNELLLRSGAKIYEINTVRKHISAVKGGKLAKQVGGTLISLILSDVVGDPLEAIASGPTVKDPTTFQDAYRILRLYNVWEKLPESVRKHIERGLRREAEETLKEDLPNVHNFIVGSGTIACEAARSKAEELGFNSAILTTTLEGEAKDVALAIGSIVQEIARYDRPVTKPAVLIAGGEWTVTIGGEAGLGGPNQEFALSIARKIAGLNAVVLAVDTDGTDGPTDAAGGIVNGRTLEKLKKAGIDVEDVLKRHDTYHALEKVGALLKTGPTGTNVNSLVVAVIPKE